One window of the Acinetobacter equi genome contains the following:
- a CDS encoding molecular chaperone, with product MLKKLVIFSFLSVSSILHAGILAGSTRIIFDEGLTQKSLMLVNTNDYPVFAHVWTDEGEGNPEFNETPFVVVPAAFKLKPEEIKGINIVYNQMELPKDRESVFWLNLYEIPAVSKASLNNDYLNLAMNTQMKVFYRPKALNGMDLNKIQKLLKFNLEHDGKLLKLKAENSTPYYVSIINIDISNSVSSSLAKHDTENMISPFSDKVYTLENQKFIKETKNTLKYVLIDGDGQKMSFSQEIN from the coding sequence ATGTTAAAAAAACTAGTAATTTTCAGTTTTTTGAGTGTTTCTAGTATTTTACATGCAGGTATTTTGGCTGGTTCAACACGTATTATTTTTGATGAAGGTTTAACTCAAAAGAGTTTAATGCTTGTGAATACAAATGATTATCCAGTATTTGCTCACGTTTGGACAGATGAAGGCGAGGGAAATCCTGAATTTAATGAAACGCCATTTGTTGTTGTTCCAGCTGCATTTAAATTAAAACCAGAAGAAATTAAGGGGATTAATATTGTTTATAATCAAATGGAGTTGCCAAAAGATAGAGAGTCTGTTTTTTGGCTAAATTTATATGAAATTCCTGCGGTATCGAAAGCATCTTTAAATAATGATTATTTAAATTTAGCGATGAATACACAAATGAAAGTTTTTTATCGTCCAAAAGCTTTAAATGGAATGGATTTAAATAAAATTCAAAAGTTATTAAAGTTTAATTTAGAGCATGATGGAAAGTTACTAAAACTAAAAGCAGAAAATTCAACGCCGTATTATGTCAGTATTATTAATATTGATATTTCAAATAGTGTGTCAAGTTCTTTAGCTAAGCATGATACTGAAAATATGATTTCTCCATTTTCAGACAAAGTTTATACATTAGAAAATCAAAAATTTATAAAAGAAACAAAAAATACGCTTAAGTATGTTTTGATTGATGGGGATGGGCAGAAGATGAGTTTTTCACAAGAGATAAATTAA
- a CDS encoding AraC family transcriptional regulator, with translation MKSFLKVKSVGNGMAQLLDNFCEKNHLNSPNDHTYTLDERICFEHWLKKLKFIDQQYKKEGLGLEIAKSLEAKHMGICNYLARSCHNLLEYLDISLDYDKLWYDYMDKQIIHQTNEIIMSWNKPSYYNLGLYRRETEISEELEVALYFIKTKQMTDTDIPIYNHLELAIPAPKNTKLYEDFFQCPIIFNVDKTTLFIKKSILEIPLANSDQTLLELLKRQADMQLSTLPNNTSFIELVNKNIIKSIENRDPRIEVVANYLNMSPRTFQSSLKAEGLKFQNLLSNVRLQLAQQYLHNPELSIATISDLLGYKEQTSFNRIFKSWTGESPLRWRETYTKK, from the coding sequence ATGAAATCTTTCTTAAAAGTTAAAAGTGTGGGCAATGGAATGGCTCAATTATTGGATAATTTTTGTGAAAAAAATCATTTAAACTCACCCAATGATCACACTTATACACTAGATGAAAGAATTTGCTTCGAACATTGGTTAAAAAAACTCAAATTTATAGATCAACAATATAAAAAGGAAGGTCTAGGTTTAGAAATTGCAAAATCATTGGAAGCAAAACATATGGGAATTTGTAATTATTTAGCTAGATCTTGTCACAACTTATTAGAATACTTAGATATATCATTAGATTATGACAAACTATGGTATGACTATATGGATAAACAAATTATTCATCAAACCAATGAAATTATTATGTCTTGGAATAAACCTTCCTACTATAATTTAGGTCTATATCGTAGAGAAACTGAAATTTCGGAAGAACTAGAAGTTGCTTTATATTTTATAAAAACAAAACAAATGACCGATACGGATATTCCAATTTATAACCACCTTGAACTTGCTATTCCAGCACCGAAAAACACAAAATTATACGAGGATTTTTTTCAATGCCCCATTATTTTTAATGTAGACAAAACCACGCTTTTCATTAAAAAAAGTATTCTTGAAATTCCATTAGCAAATTCAGATCAAACATTATTAGAATTATTAAAACGTCAAGCAGATATGCAATTAAGTACATTACCTAACAATACCTCTTTTATAGAGCTTGTAAATAAAAACATTATCAAATCAATTGAGAATCGTGATCCTAGAATTGAAGTTGTTGCAAATTACCTGAATATGTCCCCAAGAACATTTCAAAGTTCTCTCAAAGCAGAAGGCTTAAAATTTCAAAACTTGTTAAGCAATGTTCGCTTACAACTTGCCCAGCAATATTTACATAATCCGGAATTATCTATTGCAACCATCTCAGATTTACTTGGCTACAAAGAACAAACGTCCTTCAACCGTATTTTCAAAAGTTGGACAGGTGAAAGCCCTTTACGTTGGAGAGAAACATACACTAAAAAATAA
- the thiM gene encoding hydroxyethylthiazole kinase — MSNFTITIEDIHAHISQAWEKLKENQPLTHCITNSVAANYVANILLAAGASPAMIDNPFEVEDFTKISSALSINTGTPTTEQTQAMLIAAKTANLHEKPWVLDPVGYGPILAWRSATVDQLLKYKPTIIRGNASEISNLAGNIVDSKGVDSTLNSAEVYAQAKILLESTSCVAISGESDFILSKEWNVIIQVNGGSYLQPKITATGCALGALIAAYTSVATPTIATIAAHVHFAIAGKLAAQKTQMIGQFYSAFLDEIFSLNIDKIQKYTDIKMIN; from the coding sequence ATGTCAAATTTCACCATTACTATTGAAGATATACACGCACATATTAGTCAAGCTTGGGAAAAATTAAAAGAAAATCAACCTTTAACCCACTGTATCACCAATAGTGTTGCGGCAAATTATGTAGCCAACATTTTACTTGCGGCTGGTGCATCTCCTGCTATGATTGATAATCCTTTTGAAGTAGAAGATTTTACTAAAATTTCTAGTGCGCTCAGCATTAATACGGGCACACCAACAACTGAACAGACTCAAGCAATGTTAATTGCTGCAAAAACAGCAAACTTACATGAAAAACCTTGGGTATTAGATCCTGTTGGTTATGGTCCAATTTTAGCTTGGCGTTCAGCTACTGTTGATCAGCTACTCAAATATAAGCCTACAATTATTCGAGGCAATGCATCTGAAATCAGTAACTTAGCTGGAAATATCGTCGATTCTAAAGGTGTAGATAGCACATTAAACAGTGCTGAAGTATATGCTCAAGCCAAAATACTCTTAGAATCTACGTCATGTGTCGCAATTTCAGGTGAGTCAGATTTTATTCTTTCAAAAGAATGGAATGTAATAATACAAGTAAATGGTGGATCATATTTACAACCTAAAATCACTGCAACAGGTTGTGCCTTAGGTGCTTTAATTGCAGCCTATACATCTGTTGCAACACCAACTATAGCAACGATTGCAGCTCATGTTCATTTTGCAATAGCTGGAAAACTCGCAGCTCAAAAAACACAAATGATTGGTCAGTTTTATAGCGCTTTCCTTGATGAAATATTTAGTTTAAATATAGATAAAATTCAAAAATATACAGATATTAAAATGATAAATTAA
- the pepN gene encoding aminopeptidase N yields the protein MNIAANPVIEADQTIYLKDYQKPSYLVDSIHLDIQVFAEYTQVNSKLVMQRQTAGDLVLLGRDLELKSIHVNSQPLLENQYHLDTEQLIIPNAPDIAVVETSVIIHPESNTQLEGLYQAAGDLFVTQNEPEGFRKITFYPDRPDVLSVFTTRVEADKKFPVLLANGNLIEKGEVGENRHYAIWQDPTKKPAYLFACVIGDLAVLKDHYVTSEGRNVALEIYAEEKDIPKCHIAMEALKHSMRWDEEHYGRPYDLDNYMIVATSAFNMGAMENKGLNIFNTSCVLADEEYTTDAAIMRVQSVIAHEYFHNWTGNRITCRDWFQLCLKEGLTVFRDQSFSEDLQSAAVQRIDDVAVLKAHQFPEDSGPLSHPPRPDHFVEINNFYTATVYEKGAEINRMMATLLGKEKFRKGTDEYFKRHDGQAVTVEDWVEALTAGSGVDLSAFLTWYNQPGTPKLEAKGVYDAAHQTYTLSFKQSLKAHPKYPNLKAVPIPVALALFNAETGEQLVLNSEALFENGVKDGVYLFDQDQATIQFKDVKVQPIVSLLRNFSAPVNLEFNYSDADLAFLLQFETNGFNQWQAAQTLLERILLNNHDAEVYVQAMKDTLPVLIEKDPLLASRLFDVPSEGYLGSRIDADYNPAVIQEKRNALLSTLANELGSFCKETYLALDPDSQKEFSQAMGVRALKNILLAMIARQGDRSAFELAEAQYNHTCNMSERLGALRVLVWNDAPQASAVLNDFYNRFKDEALSIDQWFMVQAAHPKATAETIKALTEHSDYDLGTPNRIRSVSGGLNANPVNTWSFGVQHFIELAKYLDEKNPIVGSRLLQVLSRWYTLAEPQRSQVKVELEALKPLVKSKNVSETLSSMLNV from the coding sequence ATGAATATTGCAGCAAACCCAGTGATAGAAGCAGATCAAACGATTTACTTAAAAGATTATCAAAAACCATCTTATTTAGTGGATTCAATTCATTTAGATATTCAGGTCTTTGCTGAGTACACACAGGTCAATTCTAAATTAGTGATGCAACGTCAAACGGCAGGTGATTTAGTACTTTTAGGCCGTGATCTTGAACTAAAATCAATTCACGTTAATAGTCAGCCATTATTGGAAAATCAATATCATTTAGATACAGAACAATTGATTATTCCAAATGCACCTGACATTGCTGTAGTTGAAACGTCTGTCATTATTCATCCTGAATCAAATACACAGCTTGAAGGTTTATATCAAGCTGCGGGTGATTTATTTGTCACTCAAAATGAACCTGAAGGTTTCCGTAAAATTACATTCTATCCAGACCGTCCAGATGTATTGTCTGTATTTACGACACGCGTGGAAGCAGATAAAAAATTCCCAGTATTATTGGCAAATGGTAATTTAATCGAAAAAGGCGAAGTGGGTGAAAATCGTCATTATGCGATTTGGCAAGATCCAACTAAAAAACCAGCTTATTTATTTGCATGCGTAATTGGTGATTTAGCTGTATTAAAAGATCATTATGTGACGTCAGAAGGTCGTAATGTTGCTTTAGAAATTTATGCTGAAGAAAAAGATATTCCAAAATGCCATATTGCAATGGAAGCGCTTAAACATTCAATGCGTTGGGATGAAGAACATTACGGTCGTCCATATGATTTAGACAATTATATGATTGTGGCAACAAGTGCATTTAATATGGGTGCAATGGAGAATAAAGGTTTAAATATCTTTAATACGTCATGTGTACTTGCAGATGAAGAATATACAACAGATGCTGCTATTATGCGTGTGCAATCAGTAATTGCTCATGAATACTTCCATAACTGGACAGGGAACCGTATTACTTGTCGTGATTGGTTCCAATTGTGCTTAAAAGAAGGTTTAACGGTATTCCGTGATCAATCTTTCTCTGAAGATTTACAATCTGCGGCAGTGCAACGTATTGATGATGTTGCCGTACTTAAAGCACATCAATTTCCTGAAGATTCAGGTCCATTGTCACATCCACCACGCCCTGATCATTTTGTGGAAATTAATAACTTTTATACGGCAACAGTGTACGAAAAAGGTGCAGAAATCAACCGTATGATGGCAACTTTGCTTGGCAAAGAAAAATTCCGTAAAGGAACTGATGAATATTTCAAACGCCATGATGGTCAAGCAGTGACTGTTGAAGATTGGGTTGAAGCATTAACAGCAGGTTCGGGTGTTGATTTATCGGCTTTCTTAACTTGGTATAACCAACCAGGAACACCAAAATTAGAAGCAAAAGGTGTGTATGATGCTGCTCATCAGACTTATACATTAAGCTTTAAACAGAGTTTAAAAGCACATCCTAAATATCCAAATTTAAAAGCTGTTCCAATTCCTGTTGCATTGGCTTTATTTAATGCAGAAACAGGTGAACAACTTGTGCTTAATTCTGAAGCATTGTTTGAAAATGGCGTAAAAGATGGTGTGTATTTGTTTGATCAAGATCAAGCAACCATTCAATTTAAAGATGTAAAAGTACAGCCTATCGTTTCATTGTTACGTAATTTCTCAGCACCTGTTAATCTTGAGTTTAATTATTCAGATGCAGATTTAGCATTCTTACTTCAATTTGAAACCAATGGTTTTAACCAATGGCAAGCAGCTCAAACTTTACTTGAACGTATTTTATTAAATAATCATGATGCTGAAGTTTATGTTCAGGCTATGAAAGATACGTTGCCTGTATTAATTGAAAAAGATCCATTATTAGCCTCACGTTTATTTGATGTACCAAGTGAAGGTTATTTAGGTAGCCGTATTGATGCAGATTATAATCCAGCAGTAATTCAAGAAAAGCGTAATGCTTTATTGAGCACATTGGCAAATGAATTAGGCTCATTCTGTAAAGAAACTTATCTTGCTTTAGATCCAGATTCGCAAAAAGAGTTTTCTCAAGCGATGGGTGTACGTGCATTAAAAAATATTTTATTGGCAATGATTGCACGTCAAGGTGATCGTTCTGCATTTGAATTAGCAGAAGCACAATATAACCATACATGTAATATGTCTGAACGTTTAGGTGCATTACGAGTATTGGTTTGGAATGATGCACCACAAGCATCGGCTGTATTAAATGATTTTTATAATCGTTTTAAAGATGAAGCATTATCAATTGATCAATGGTTTATGGTGCAAGCAGCACATCCGAAAGCAACAGCAGAAACAATCAAAGCTTTAACTGAACATTCAGATTATGATTTGGGTACGCCAAACCGTATTCGTTCAGTGAGTGGTGGTTTAAATGCAAATCCTGTGAATACTTGGAGTTTTGGTGTTCAGCACTTCATTGAGCTTGCAAAATATTTAGATGAGAAGAATCCAATCGTTGGTTCTCGTTTATTACAAGTGCTTTCTCGCTGGTACACTTTAGCTGAACCGCAACGTAGCCAAGTAAAAGTAGAGCTTGAAGCGTTAAAACCATTGGTTAAGTCGAAGAATGTCAGTGAAACACTTTCAAGTATGTTAAATGTTTAA
- a CDS encoding universal stress protein has translation MPTYKHILVPVDESPISYAAVENALALANELQATVTVMSVIAVDPFIGVDFYKVAPAVTDYFMKAEEAARLRLKEIEDLFIRDNIPVNTKIIHGVSPADGIISIADEVSADLIIMGSHGRTGFKKMMLGSVAQTVLTQSPIPVLIIKM, from the coding sequence ATGCCAACCTATAAGCATATCTTAGTTCCTGTAGATGAATCTCCAATTTCGTATGCTGCGGTTGAAAATGCCTTAGCTTTAGCAAATGAGCTTCAAGCTACAGTAACAGTTATGAGTGTCATTGCTGTAGATCCTTTTATTGGGGTCGATTTTTATAAAGTTGCTCCCGCTGTTACAGATTATTTCATGAAAGCTGAAGAAGCAGCTCGTCTACGATTAAAGGAAATAGAAGATTTATTTATTCGTGACAATATTCCAGTAAATACTAAAATTATTCACGGCGTTTCACCTGCCGATGGCATTATTAGTATTGCCGATGAAGTTTCTGCTGATTTAATTATTATGGGCTCTCATGGTCGAACTGGCTTTAAGAAAATGATGCTTGGTAGTGTTGCCCAAACTGTACTCACTCAATCGCCTATTCCTGTACTGATTATAAAAATGTAA
- a CDS encoding universal stress protein, whose protein sequence is MSYQHILVPVDGSEISFSAVKKAAQIAKAFNSQLTLISLVAEDPFTDADFYYSSSVMKEYFVQAHENAKKALKEAKTFALEIGADAEAEVFEGPVSAKTIVKASEEKNVDLIVMGSHGRKGFQKLLLGSFAQDVLSSTELPVLIIKE, encoded by the coding sequence ATGTCATACCAACATATTCTAGTGCCTGTCGATGGTTCTGAAATTTCATTTTCAGCTGTAAAAAAAGCAGCTCAAATTGCAAAGGCTTTTAACAGTCAATTAACACTCATTAGTCTTGTTGCTGAAGATCCGTTTACTGATGCTGACTTTTATTATTCATCTTCTGTGATGAAAGAGTATTTCGTACAAGCACATGAAAATGCTAAAAAAGCACTTAAAGAAGCTAAAACCTTTGCTTTAGAAATTGGTGCAGATGCTGAAGCTGAAGTTTTTGAAGGTCCTGTCAGTGCTAAAACAATTGTTAAAGCATCTGAAGAAAAAAATGTTGATCTTATTGTCATGGGTTCTCATGGTCGTAAAGGTTTCCAAAAACTTTTACTCGGTAGTTTTGCTCAAGATGTTTTAAGTAGTACAGAATTACCTGTTTTAATTATCAAAGAATAA
- a CDS encoding alpha/beta hydrolase, translating to MSINKNISIYVFIFSFILMLSGCQTIEQNSRIVAGAFNTATTVQQGFLERNSPTNTVISRNIQYLQDPALHFDLYQAADYEALGDRPTIIWIHGGGWISGSKEHAKGYFKRLADYGYNVVSVEYQFAPKYIYPTQLNQINQLLIYLTKHAEQYHINPNQLYLAGDSAGANLASHYAALATNLEFAKASYFDIQVHKNQIKGLILHCGIYDLENFITKAPDEIKLYEWGIKTLVQAYTGGRKDDLEFLRSISPIQYVTSDYPAVFISSGNRDFLTKTQALPFIEQLKKNQIPVTEVFYPDSKEFLMHEYQFMMSKKASQETLKKTIQFIQNTSQ from the coding sequence ATGAGCATTAATAAAAATATTTCTATATATGTCTTTATTTTTTCTTTTATTTTAATGCTTTCTGGTTGTCAAACTATTGAACAAAATAGTCGAATTGTTGCAGGTGCATTTAATACAGCAACAACCGTTCAACAAGGATTTTTGGAAAGAAATTCACCAACAAATACGGTAATTAGTCGAAATATTCAATATTTACAAGATCCAGCATTACATTTTGATTTATACCAAGCAGCAGATTATGAAGCCTTAGGAGATAGACCAACCATTATTTGGATACATGGTGGCGGTTGGATTTCTGGTTCAAAAGAACATGCTAAAGGATATTTTAAGCGTCTTGCAGATTATGGTTACAATGTAGTGTCTGTTGAATATCAGTTTGCGCCTAAATATATTTATCCCACACAGTTAAATCAAATAAATCAATTACTTATATATTTAACAAAACATGCTGAACAATATCATATTAATCCCAATCAGCTATATTTAGCAGGAGATTCGGCAGGTGCAAACTTAGCGAGTCATTATGCTGCTTTGGCAACAAATCTAGAGTTTGCGAAAGCCTCTTATTTTGATATTCAAGTTCATAAAAATCAAATTAAAGGATTAATTCTTCATTGTGGGATTTATGATTTAGAAAATTTTATAACAAAAGCACCTGATGAAATAAAACTTTATGAATGGGGAATTAAAACGCTTGTACAAGCATATACAGGTGGTCGTAAAGATGATTTAGAATTTTTACGTAGTATTTCACCTATTCAGTATGTCACATCAGATTATCCCGCAGTATTTATTAGCAGTGGGAATCGGGACTTTTTAACTAAAACACAAGCATTGCCATTTATTGAACAATTAAAGAAAAATCAAATACCTGTAACTGAAGTTTTTTATCCAGATTCTAAAGAATTTTTGATGCATGAGTATCAGTTTATGATGAGTAAGAAAGCGAGTCAGGAAACCTTAAAAAAGACAATTCAATTTATTCAAAATACAAGTCAATAA
- a CDS encoding benzoate/H(+) symporter BenE family transporter, with product MHKFLQDFSIPAVFAGFITFLVGISVSSVLVIQAAQLLGANQAQITSWFWALGIGIGLCGLLLSWKFKYPVATSWSTAGLALIIASASGYSLYEAIGAFFICGLLTAILGFLGVFTKILRFIPQSLTSAMLAGVLLKFGIAIFASMQTHWGFILSLLSAYILSKRFSPRYSIVITVLAGIVLLPFFVQFQLGNIQFTPATPVWMTPEFSWSALFGIALPLFVINMASQYLPGLAMIKSYGYEPNVKHLIGWTGTAQAILSPFGCFTVNIAAISAAISLDDQAHPDPKKRYIAGMSCGFFYILMGIFAATLTSLLFSFPVIFITALAGIALFGTIGHNIAIAFHSIADREAALLTFLFSASGVQFFGISSAFWGLVFGLVVYHILKQRT from the coding sequence ATGCACAAATTTTTGCAAGATTTTTCTATTCCTGCAGTATTTGCAGGTTTTATTACATTTTTAGTCGGTATTAGTGTTTCATCTGTCTTAGTGATTCAAGCTGCTCAACTCCTTGGTGCAAATCAAGCTCAAATTACCTCATGGTTCTGGGCACTTGGAATTGGTATTGGGCTCTGTGGTTTATTACTCTCTTGGAAATTTAAATATCCAGTTGCAACATCTTGGTCAACAGCAGGTCTAGCATTAATTATTGCTTCCGCAAGTGGTTATAGTTTGTATGAAGCCATTGGCGCATTTTTTATTTGTGGTTTATTGACTGCAATTTTAGGTTTTCTAGGTGTTTTTACCAAAATTTTACGATTCATACCACAAAGCCTAACAAGTGCAATGCTTGCAGGTGTTTTATTAAAATTTGGCATTGCCATTTTTGCATCTATGCAAACTCATTGGGGTTTTATTTTATCGCTGCTAAGCGCTTATATTTTATCTAAACGATTTTCCCCACGTTATAGTATTGTGATTACGGTTTTAGCAGGAATTGTGCTTCTTCCGTTCTTTGTTCAATTTCAGCTTGGTAATATTCAATTTACACCTGCTACACCTGTATGGATGACACCAGAATTTTCTTGGTCAGCTCTGTTTGGCATTGCTCTACCTTTATTTGTTATTAATATGGCATCCCAATATTTACCTGGTTTAGCAATGATTAAAAGTTATGGCTATGAACCAAATGTAAAACATTTAATTGGATGGACAGGAACAGCTCAAGCAATACTTTCACCATTTGGATGCTTTACGGTCAATATCGCTGCAATTAGCGCTGCAATTAGTTTAGATGATCAAGCACATCCTGATCCTAAAAAACGTTATATTGCTGGCATGAGTTGTGGTTTCTTTTATATTCTTATGGGGATATTTGCAGCAACATTAACAAGTTTACTCTTTTCTTTTCCTGTTATTTTTATTACAGCCTTAGCAGGTATCGCCTTGTTTGGTACTATTGGACATAATATTGCCATTGCTTTTCATTCAATTGCCGACCGAGAAGCCGCTTTACTCACATTCCTATTTAGTGCTTCAGGAGTACAATTTTTTGGAATAAGTTCAGCTTTTTGGGGCTTGGTCTTTGGTTTGGTGGTTTATCATATTTTAAAACAGCGCACTTGA
- the leuE gene encoding leucine efflux protein LeuE, giving the protein MFGITDLTTFIIGTILIVILPGPNSLFVMSIASRYGIKAGYKGALGVYTGDLILILLTAFGAASLLHAFPWLFTLLKIVGATYLSYLGIKLLIAARHTWKAVHSPGKVQVKQSLAEVKPFSTALTISILNPKAILFYLSFFVQFVNPQYHYPAITFTALAIILQIISMSYLTILIFSGAKLASFFNDRFKLTSICVASVGILFCGFGLKLATSTL; this is encoded by the coding sequence GTGTTTGGTATCACAGATTTAACCACCTTCATTATTGGAACAATTTTAATTGTGATACTTCCTGGTCCAAATTCATTATTTGTCATGTCTATTGCCTCTCGTTATGGAATCAAGGCAGGTTATAAAGGTGCTCTAGGCGTTTACACTGGAGATCTGATTCTAATCTTACTTACTGCTTTTGGTGCAGCATCACTTCTGCATGCATTTCCTTGGTTATTTACACTATTAAAAATAGTCGGTGCAACTTATTTAAGTTATTTAGGTATTAAATTATTAATCGCAGCTCGTCATACATGGAAGGCTGTACATTCACCAGGAAAAGTTCAAGTTAAACAATCTCTCGCTGAGGTAAAACCATTTAGTACAGCATTAACGATTAGTATTCTAAATCCTAAAGCGATTTTATTTTATCTGTCTTTTTTTGTTCAATTTGTTAACCCTCAATATCATTATCCTGCAATTACATTTACAGCATTAGCCATTATTTTACAGATCATTAGTATGAGTTATTTAACGATTCTTATATTTTCTGGAGCAAAATTGGCTTCCTTTTTTAATGATCGTTTCAAATTAACATCTATTTGCGTTGCTAGTGTGGGGATTTTATTTTGTGGATTTGGTCTTAAACTCGCAACATCCACACTCTAA
- the tal gene encoding transaldolase produces the protein MTISALEQLKAFTTIVADSSDLNAIQQFRPLDATTNPSLITAAASQPENMSMIEAAFKQAKNEGYLQEKLIERAIDILTVKFGVEILKLIKGRVSTEVDAALSYDTEATITKAKELLDLYHSYGIDQDRILIKIASTWEGIQAAKALEAEGIHCNLTLLFNLHQAQACAEANVTLISPFVGRILDWYKKAENVDTYPIDKDPGVLSVKQIFHFYKQHNIKTEIMGASFRSVDQVLALAGCDLLTISPDLLVKLELDTRKVESALSSDHAALHHQYHADPLTEVSFKALIQHDLMATQLLQSGIDGFIKAREQLSLLLRQSFGVDMEIKA, from the coding sequence ATGACCATTTCTGCATTAGAGCAATTAAAAGCATTTACCACTATAGTGGCAGACAGTAGTGATTTAAATGCAATTCAACAATTTAGACCTTTGGATGCAACAACTAATCCATCTTTGATTACAGCAGCAGCTTCTCAACCTGAGAATATGTCAATGATTGAAGCAGCATTTAAACAAGCAAAAAATGAAGGTTATTTGCAAGAGAAATTAATTGAAAGAGCAATTGATATTTTAACGGTTAAATTTGGTGTTGAAATTTTAAAGTTAATTAAAGGTCGTGTATCTACAGAAGTTGATGCTGCTCTTTCTTATGATACTGAAGCAACAATCACCAAAGCCAAAGAGTTACTTGATTTATATCATAGCTATGGTATTGATCAAGATCGGATATTAATTAAAATTGCATCTACATGGGAAGGTATTCAAGCTGCTAAAGCACTTGAAGCTGAAGGTATTCATTGCAATCTCACCTTACTTTTTAATTTACACCAAGCCCAAGCTTGTGCTGAAGCAAATGTGACACTAATTTCACCATTTGTTGGACGTATCTTAGATTGGTATAAAAAAGCTGAAAATGTTGATACGTACCCTATTGATAAAGATCCAGGTGTACTCTCTGTTAAACAGATTTTTCATTTTTATAAACAACATAATATTAAGACTGAAATTATGGGTGCAAGTTTCCGTAGCGTTGATCAAGTACTGGCACTTGCAGGTTGTGATTTACTCACAATCTCACCCGATCTTTTAGTTAAACTTGAGCTTGATACTCGCAAAGTTGAATCTGCATTATCATCAGATCATGCAGCATTACATCACCAATATCATGCAGACCCATTAACAGAAGTTTCTTTTAAAGCATTAATTCAACATGATTTAATGGCGACACAATTACTACAAAGTGGTATTGATGGCTTCATTAAAGCACGTGAACAACTTAGCTTATTATTACGCCAATCCTTTGGTGTAGATATGGAAATTAAAGCTTAA